From Caulobacter segnis, a single genomic window includes:
- a CDS encoding TonB-dependent receptor, whose protein sequence is MGSRSKNNRILRSGSSLLALTLGASLLTAVAASAQTAPAAAPAAQDNTAVEEVVVTGFRASLTSAINTKRISNNIVDVIKADDMASFPDANLAESIQRIPGVSITRDGGEGRNITVRGLGGDFVRTTLNGIEAYSATTGSTLGVVAGINRSRGFDFSTFASELFNSVTVSKSQSAEMDEGSLAATVDLQTGRPFDKKGFRAAASAQAAYYDNNKSKAPRFAGLISDTWGNFGALFSLAYNERKQQEEGYSDTSQSDYSDANNGFCGTAVDIASQAGSQVVNTAIPYVNPLSGSGNRPAGQCFSGLPSDPTAYAAINQPNVFLPRNPGLGRFELDQKRLGMTGALQWRPTDKTDITLDLVYSKFDQDRTDYALSNASLNRNVNGATAAFPLFAGRVDAQIMDAHVLPTGQVDYMKINNVDIKHIEERSQTTTKTHQIGLTLDHRFNDRLSAEVKVGHSGSDFKQPWDVLMSYDGFNKAGYVWDARQDARRPFINYGYDVTNPANVTFTNAGTGLTPDIRVVKAAVFNTLTTAEANAKYRLNDVFTIKAGVALKSFDFQTKQVQRLYGNNGATGVTATGTIPFNFTQFAADFPGSAPLSETITGFGKQLGLPAGSVTSWVVPDVDAYISKLGLLCNCANKYGDFTLAINSALGNNRQVEEKDTAAYLQTDFDTEILNGHRLRGNVGVRYVKTDLDATGYTSLTSQITVNNKYSDWLPSLNLALDVRENLVARFAAAKVMARPSFGNLTPGGSVNTTFGAQTASIGNPFLDPYRAKNYDFSLEWYPGEGTILSATVFDKEIESSIQTIATTEAYGNTGLPLALLPAGQDASTPYLVTRSRNTQGGYIRGLEINYQQPFHFLPGLLKNTGTMLNYTYVDSSVLYYLSSGTATTPATQIHDQFLNVSPHSVNATVYYEDDKLSARVSVAYRDEYLTALPFKSEVPDANGSYATTNVDASLSYKLTDKLKLTFDALNITNQEADQWSGKQRRSQRVFSTTGRQFFMGASYTF, encoded by the coding sequence ATGGGCTCACGGTCCAAGAACAATCGCATCCTGCGTTCGGGAAGCTCGCTGTTGGCGCTGACGCTGGGCGCGTCGCTGCTGACCGCCGTCGCGGCCTCGGCGCAAACCGCGCCCGCCGCCGCGCCGGCCGCGCAGGACAACACGGCGGTCGAGGAGGTGGTCGTCACCGGCTTCCGGGCCAGCCTGACCAGCGCGATCAACACCAAGCGCATTTCCAACAACATCGTCGACGTCATCAAGGCCGACGACATGGCCAGCTTCCCGGACGCGAACCTGGCCGAGTCGATCCAGCGCATCCCGGGCGTCTCGATCACCCGTGACGGCGGCGAGGGCCGCAACATCACCGTGCGCGGCCTGGGCGGCGACTTCGTGCGCACCACCCTGAACGGCATCGAGGCATATTCGGCCACCACCGGCTCGACCCTAGGCGTGGTCGCCGGCATCAACCGCTCGCGCGGCTTCGACTTCTCGACCTTCGCCTCGGAGCTGTTCAACAGCGTCACCGTCAGCAAATCGCAGTCGGCCGAAATGGACGAGGGCTCGCTGGCCGCCACGGTCGACCTGCAGACCGGCCGTCCGTTCGACAAGAAGGGCTTCCGCGCCGCCGCCTCGGCCCAGGCCGCCTACTACGACAACAACAAGTCCAAGGCTCCGCGCTTCGCCGGCCTGATCAGCGACACCTGGGGCAATTTCGGCGCCCTGTTCTCGCTGGCCTACAACGAGCGCAAGCAGCAGGAAGAAGGCTACAGCGACACCTCGCAGTCGGACTATTCAGACGCCAACAACGGCTTCTGCGGCACGGCGGTGGACATCGCCTCGCAGGCCGGCAGCCAGGTGGTCAACACCGCCATCCCGTACGTGAACCCGCTGTCGGGCTCGGGCAATCGTCCGGCCGGTCAGTGCTTCTCGGGCCTGCCGTCGGATCCGACCGCCTACGCGGCGATCAACCAGCCGAACGTCTTCCTGCCGCGCAACCCGGGCCTTGGCCGTTTCGAGCTGGACCAGAAGCGCCTGGGCATGACCGGCGCGCTGCAATGGCGCCCGACCGACAAGACCGACATCACCCTGGACCTGGTCTATTCGAAGTTCGACCAGGACCGCACCGACTACGCCCTGTCGAACGCCTCGCTGAACCGCAACGTCAACGGCGCCACCGCGGCCTTCCCGCTGTTCGCCGGCCGGGTCGACGCCCAGATCATGGACGCCCATGTGCTGCCGACCGGCCAGGTCGACTACATGAAGATCAACAATGTCGACATCAAGCACATCGAGGAACGCAGCCAAACCACGACCAAGACCCACCAGATCGGCCTGACGCTGGACCACCGCTTCAACGACCGCCTGAGCGCCGAGGTCAAGGTCGGCCACTCGGGGTCGGACTTCAAGCAGCCCTGGGACGTGCTGATGTCCTATGACGGCTTCAACAAGGCCGGGTATGTCTGGGACGCGCGCCAGGACGCCCGGCGGCCGTTCATCAACTACGGCTACGACGTCACCAACCCGGCCAACGTCACCTTCACCAACGCCGGCACGGGCCTGACGCCCGACATCCGTGTGGTCAAGGCGGCGGTGTTCAACACCCTGACCACGGCCGAGGCCAACGCCAAGTATCGGCTGAACGACGTCTTCACGATCAAGGCCGGCGTGGCGCTGAAGTCGTTCGACTTCCAGACCAAGCAGGTCCAGCGCCTGTACGGCAACAACGGCGCGACGGGTGTGACGGCGACGGGCACCATCCCGTTCAACTTCACCCAGTTCGCCGCCGACTTCCCCGGCTCGGCCCCGCTGAGCGAGACGATCACGGGCTTTGGCAAGCAACTGGGCCTGCCGGCCGGCTCGGTGACCAGCTGGGTGGTGCCCGACGTCGACGCCTACATCAGCAAGCTCGGCTTGCTGTGCAACTGCGCCAACAAGTACGGCGACTTCACCCTGGCCATCAACTCGGCCCTCGGTAATAACCGCCAGGTGGAGGAGAAGGACACCGCCGCCTACCTGCAGACGGACTTCGACACCGAGATCCTGAACGGCCACCGCCTGCGCGGCAATGTCGGCGTGCGCTATGTCAAGACCGACCTGGACGCCACCGGCTACACCTCGCTGACCTCGCAGATCACGGTCAATAATAAGTACAGCGACTGGCTGCCGTCGCTGAACCTGGCGCTGGACGTGCGAGAGAACCTGGTCGCCCGCTTCGCCGCGGCCAAGGTCATGGCCCGTCCCAGCTTCGGCAATCTGACGCCGGGCGGCTCGGTCAACACCACCTTCGGCGCCCAGACGGCCTCGATCGGCAACCCGTTCCTGGATCCCTACCGCGCCAAGAATTACGACTTCAGCCTGGAATGGTACCCCGGCGAGGGCACGATCCTGTCGGCCACCGTGTTCGACAAGGAGATCGAGAGCTCGATCCAGACCATCGCCACCACCGAAGCCTATGGCAATACCGGCCTGCCCCTGGCCCTGCTGCCGGCCGGCCAGGACGCGTCGACGCCGTACCTGGTGACCCGTTCGCGCAACACCCAGGGCGGCTATATCCGCGGTCTGGAAATCAACTACCAGCAGCCGTTCCACTTCCTGCCCGGGCTGCTGAAGAACACCGGCACGATGCTGAACTACACCTATGTCGACAGCTCGGTGCTCTATTACTTGTCGTCGGGCACGGCCACGACGCCGGCGACGCAGATCCACGACCAGTTCCTGAACGTCTCGCCGCACTCGGTGAACGCCACGGTCTATTACGAGGACGACAAGCTGTCGGCCCGCGTCTCGGTGGCCTATCGCGACGAGTACCTGACGGCCCTGCCCTTCAAGTCGGAAGTGCCGGACGCCAACGGCAGCTACGCGACGACCAACGTCGACGCCTCGCTGTCCTACAAGCTGACCGACAAGCTGAAGCTGACCTTCGACGCTCTGAACATCACCAACCAGGAAGCCGACCAGTGGAGCGGCAAGCAGCGCCGCTCGCAGCGGGTGTTCAGCACCACCGGCCGCCAGTTCTTCATGGGCGCGTCGTACACCTTCTAG
- a CDS encoding CopD family protein, whose protein sequence is MRQDNERPSAPGHTAPQEVAMVQELALVRAAHVLGVVIWIGGVVFVTTVLLPALAADHAPARRLQVFQRLEGRFAWVARACVAVVGVTGFWMVRRLELWPRFSDPTAWWLHAMVGVWMVFALILFVAEPLVLHRRMAQGRDPARTFRRLTLMHWALLAASLAAVFGAVAGAHGL, encoded by the coding sequence TTGCGCCAGGACAACGAGCGCCCCTCGGCGCCGGGCCACACTGCGCCGCAGGAGGTCGCCATGGTGCAGGAACTGGCGCTGGTCCGCGCCGCGCATGTGCTGGGCGTGGTGATCTGGATCGGCGGGGTCGTCTTCGTGACCACGGTGCTGCTGCCCGCGCTGGCGGCCGACCACGCGCCCGCGCGGCGGCTTCAGGTCTTCCAGCGACTGGAGGGGCGCTTTGCCTGGGTAGCGCGCGCCTGCGTCGCGGTCGTGGGCGTCACCGGGTTTTGGATGGTTCGCCGTCTGGAGCTGTGGCCGCGCTTTTCCGATCCCACCGCTTGGTGGCTGCACGCGATGGTCGGGGTGTGGATGGTCTTCGCCCTGATCCTGTTCGTCGCCGAGCCGCTGGTTCTGCATCGGCGCATGGCGCAAGGCCGCGATCCCGCGCGAACCTTTCGCCGGCTGACGCTGATGCACTGGGCCCTGCTGGCGGCCAGCCTGGCGGCGGTGTTCGGCGCCGTGGCCGGCGCCCACGGACTGTAG
- a CDS encoding DUF1134 domain-containing protein: MDRRKLILSSAAAGLSAVASEAMARQSERLPPPTPIQDAAPNPGYDANTAPPPGQNPPPAGSTGPNYQTGGASTYSADEMVRATSDFLGVTAESAGAAVERIFKDKGQPTAYVAGEEGSGAFVAGLRYGRGLLYMKGRPTLEVFWQGPTVGWDWGGNASRVFTLCYNLQYPDAIFRRFPGVEGTAYLIGGLGVNYQKADEITLAPIRAGVGLRLGANVGYLGYSRQRRWLPF; encoded by the coding sequence ATGGACCGTCGCAAGCTGATCCTCTCAAGCGCCGCCGCCGGCCTTTCGGCCGTGGCGAGCGAGGCCATGGCGCGGCAGTCCGAGCGTCTCCCGCCGCCGACGCCGATCCAGGACGCCGCGCCGAACCCCGGCTACGACGCCAACACGGCGCCGCCGCCTGGCCAGAACCCGCCCCCGGCCGGCTCGACCGGGCCGAACTACCAGACGGGCGGCGCCTCGACCTATTCCGCCGACGAGATGGTGCGCGCCACCTCGGACTTCCTGGGCGTGACGGCCGAGAGCGCCGGCGCGGCGGTCGAGCGGATCTTCAAGGACAAGGGGCAACCCACGGCCTACGTCGCCGGCGAGGAGGGCTCGGGCGCCTTCGTGGCCGGCCTGCGCTATGGCCGCGGCCTGCTCTACATGAAGGGCCGTCCGACGCTGGAGGTATTCTGGCAGGGGCCGACGGTGGGCTGGGACTGGGGCGGCAACGCCAGCCGCGTCTTCACCCTCTGCTATAACCTGCAGTACCCCGACGCCATCTTCCGCCGGTTCCCGGGCGTGGAGGGCACCGCCTATCTGATCGGCGGGCTGGGCGTGAACTACCAGAAGGCCGACGAGATCACCCTGGCCCCGATCCGCGCGGGCGTTGGCCTGCGCCTGGGCGCGAACGTCGGCTATCTGGGCTACAGCCGACAGCGGCGCTGGCTGCCGTTCTAA
- a CDS encoding TIGR00645 family protein: protein MKKPLLETWLERGLFASRWLMAPFYVGLVVALAALIVVFFQELAHALPTVLSMKPEDAILLALSLIDLSLAANLLVIVILSGYENFVSKIDTASHEDRPDWMGTVDFSGLKMKLIASIVAISAIALLKAFLKLTEPGLAFDQARLMWLVIVHLSFVVSGVLLAVMDWLNGKVEKH from the coding sequence ATGAAGAAACCCCTGTTGGAGACGTGGCTGGAGCGCGGCCTGTTCGCCTCGCGTTGGCTGATGGCCCCGTTCTATGTCGGCCTGGTGGTCGCCCTGGCGGCGCTGATCGTCGTCTTCTTCCAGGAGTTGGCGCACGCCTTGCCAACCGTGCTGTCGATGAAGCCCGAGGACGCGATCCTGCTGGCGCTGTCGCTGATCGACCTGTCGCTGGCCGCCAACCTTTTGGTGATCGTCATCCTGTCGGGCTACGAGAACTTCGTCTCCAAGATCGACACCGCAAGCCACGAGGACCGGCCCGACTGGATGGGCACGGTCGACTTCTCGGGCCTGAAGATGAAGCTGATCGCCTCCATCGTGGCGATTTCGGCGATCGCCCTGCTGAAGGCCTTCCTGAAGCTGACCGAACCGGGCTTGGCCTTCGACCAGGCCCGCCTGATGTGGCTAGTGATCGTGCACCTGTCGTTCGTCGTCTCCGGCGTGTTGCTGGCCGTGATGGACTGGCTGAACGGCAAGGTCGAGAAGCACTGA
- a CDS encoding DUF2249 domain-containing protein — MSQTQSPTQTEASVPVLAVYPFDARAIAKRFRHAAIFGALEVLEPREAMRFVNDHDPLPLLRQMQIHFGDTVAVVYQDKSEAGVIIDFIKQG; from the coding sequence ATGAGCCAGACCCAATCCCCGACCCAGACCGAAGCCAGCGTTCCCGTGCTGGCGGTCTATCCCTTCGACGCGCGCGCCATCGCCAAGCGCTTCCGCCACGCCGCCATCTTCGGCGCGCTGGAGGTCCTGGAGCCGCGCGAGGCGATGCGCTTCGTCAACGACCACGATCCCCTGCCCTTGCTGCGCCAGATGCAGATCCATTTCGGCGACACGGTCGCCGTCGTCTATCAGGACAAGAGCGAGGCCGGCGTGATCATCGACTTCATCAAGCAGGGCTGA
- the lepA gene encoding translation elongation factor 4 has product MTSTPLDKIRNFSIVAHIDHGKSTLSDRLIQETGGLTAREMSAQVLDNMDIEKERGITIKAQTVRLKYRADDGEDYVLNLMDTPGHVDFAYEVSRSLAACEGSILVVDASQGVEAQTLANVYSAIDNNHEIVPVLNKIDLPAAEPDRVRAQIEDLIGLDASDAVLASAKSGLGIHDVLEAIVTRLPAPKGERDAPLKALLVDAWYDAYLGVVVLVRIFDGTLKAGQQVRMMQTGATHRIDKVGVFTPKATDVAELGPGEVGFFTASIKEVADAAVGDTITDEKKPTAEALKGFKEVQPVVFCGLFPVDAADFEDLRAAVGKLRLNDGSFTYEMESSAALGFGFRCGFLGLLHLEIIQERLSREFDLDLIATAPSVVYKIHMRNGDEIELHNPADLPDVMQIENISEPWIKATIFTPDEYLGGVIKLCQDRRGMQRELSYVGNRAMVVYDLPLNEVVFDFYDRLKSISKGYASFDYQLEDYRVGDLVKMSILVNAEPVDALSMLVHRDRAESRGRGMCEKMKELIPQHMFVIPIQAAIGGRIIARETVRALRKDVTAKCYGGDASRKRKLLDKQKAGKKRMRQFGKVEIPQEAFIAALKMDED; this is encoded by the coding sequence ATGACTTCGACGCCTCTCGACAAGATCCGCAACTTCTCGATCGTTGCCCACATCGACCACGGTAAATCGACGCTCTCGGATCGCCTGATCCAGGAGACCGGCGGCCTGACCGCGCGCGAGATGAGCGCCCAGGTTCTCGACAACATGGACATCGAGAAAGAGCGCGGCATCACCATCAAGGCGCAGACCGTGCGCCTGAAATACCGCGCCGACGACGGCGAGGACTATGTCCTGAACCTGATGGACACCCCCGGCCACGTCGACTTCGCCTACGAGGTCAGCCGCAGCCTGGCCGCCTGCGAAGGCTCGATCCTGGTCGTCGACGCCTCGCAGGGCGTGGAAGCCCAGACCCTGGCCAACGTCTATTCGGCCATCGACAACAACCACGAGATCGTCCCGGTCCTCAACAAGATCGACCTGCCGGCCGCCGAACCCGACCGAGTGCGCGCCCAGATCGAGGACCTGATCGGCCTGGACGCCAGCGACGCCGTGCTGGCGAGCGCCAAGTCGGGCCTGGGCATCCACGACGTGCTGGAAGCCATCGTCACCCGCCTGCCCGCCCCCAAGGGCGAGCGCGACGCGCCGCTCAAGGCCCTGCTGGTCGACGCCTGGTACGACGCCTATCTGGGCGTGGTCGTGCTGGTGCGCATCTTCGACGGCACGCTGAAGGCCGGCCAGCAGGTCCGCATGATGCAGACCGGCGCCACCCACCGCATCGACAAGGTCGGCGTGTTCACGCCCAAGGCCACCGACGTCGCCGAGCTCGGCCCCGGCGAGGTCGGCTTCTTCACCGCCTCGATCAAGGAAGTGGCCGACGCCGCCGTCGGCGACACCATCACCGACGAGAAGAAGCCCACCGCCGAAGCCCTCAAGGGCTTCAAGGAAGTTCAGCCGGTGGTGTTCTGCGGCCTGTTCCCGGTCGACGCCGCCGACTTCGAGGACCTGCGCGCCGCCGTCGGCAAGCTGCGCCTGAACGACGGCAGCTTCACCTACGAGATGGAAAGCAGCGCCGCCCTCGGCTTCGGCTTCCGCTGCGGTTTCCTGGGCCTGCTGCACCTGGAGATCATCCAGGAGCGCCTGTCCCGCGAGTTCGACCTCGACCTGATCGCGACCGCTCCGTCGGTCGTCTACAAGATCCACATGCGCAACGGCGACGAGATCGAGCTGCACAACCCGGCCGACCTGCCGGACGTGATGCAGATCGAGAACATTTCCGAGCCCTGGATCAAGGCCACCATCTTCACCCCCGACGAATACCTCGGCGGCGTGATCAAGCTGTGCCAGGACCGTCGTGGCATGCAGCGCGAACTCAGCTATGTCGGCAATCGCGCCATGGTCGTCTACGACCTGCCGCTGAACGAGGTGGTCTTCGACTTCTACGACCGCCTGAAGTCGATCTCGAAGGGCTATGCCAGCTTCGACTACCAGCTCGAGGACTACCGCGTCGGCGACCTGGTGAAGATGTCGATCCTGGTCAACGCCGAGCCGGTCGACGCCCTCTCCATGCTGGTCCACCGCGACCGCGCCGAGAGCCGTGGCCGGGGCATGTGCGAGAAGATGAAGGAACTCATCCCGCAGCACATGTTCGTCATCCCCATCCAGGCGGCCATCGGCGGCCGGATCATCGCCCGTGAAACCGTTCGCGCCCTGCGCAAGGACGTGACCGCCAAGTGCTACGGCGGTGACGCCTCGCGCAAGCGCAAGCTGCTGGACAAGCAAAAGGCCGGCAAGAAGCGCATGCGCCAGTTCGGCAAGGTCGAAATCCCGCAGGAAGCCTTCATCGCCGCCCTGAAGATGGACGAGGATTGA
- a CDS encoding NifU family protein, with protein sequence MLILTEQTPNPDALKFLVRIPGARGTQSLEPEAATTARSPLAARLFAIPGVRRCLLAEDFLTVQREANGPGWGELKAQVLLALAAHLTSGEPALADRAPEVEAGISDDEIVSEIRQVLGLHIRPGVARDGGDIVFERFDAATGVLWIRMLGACGGCPSSRMTLKARVEQVVKRFVPEVTRVEEEPSSATAAPTLGERLKRMLDELGDAPARAPRTLFTRNGKPRP encoded by the coding sequence ATGCTGATCCTGACCGAACAGACGCCCAACCCCGACGCCCTGAAGTTTCTCGTGCGGATCCCCGGCGCGCGGGGGACCCAGTCCCTGGAGCCCGAAGCGGCCACCACCGCTCGCTCACCGCTGGCCGCCCGCCTGTTCGCCATCCCCGGCGTCAGGCGCTGCCTGCTGGCCGAGGACTTCCTGACGGTCCAGCGCGAGGCGAACGGGCCGGGCTGGGGCGAGCTGAAGGCCCAGGTGCTGCTGGCCCTGGCCGCGCACCTGACCAGCGGCGAACCCGCCCTGGCCGACCGCGCGCCCGAGGTCGAGGCCGGGATCTCGGACGACGAGATCGTCAGCGAGATCCGGCAGGTTCTGGGCCTGCACATCCGCCCCGGCGTGGCCCGGGACGGGGGCGACATCGTCTTCGAGCGTTTCGACGCCGCGACAGGGGTGTTGTGGATCCGCATGCTGGGGGCGTGCGGCGGCTGTCCCTCGTCGCGCATGACGTTGAAGGCGCGCGTCGAGCAGGTCGTGAAGCGCTTCGTCCCCGAGGTGACCCGGGTCGAGGAAGAGCCTTCCTCGGCGACCGCCGCCCCGACCCTTGGCGAACGGCTCAAGCGCATGCTGGACGAACTGGGCGACGCACCGGCCCGCGCGCCCCGCACGCTGTTCACGCGCAACGGCAAGCCGCGGCCCTGA
- the pheT gene encoding phenylalanine--tRNA ligase subunit beta, whose product MKFTLSWLKDHLETTATVPEIVAAMTMAGLEVEHVIDPATKLAPFTVCKIVEAARHPNADRLQVCQVDTVDGRKEIVCGAPNARPGLTTIYAPIGAYVPGLDVTLVEKPVRGVVSNGMLCSAAELEYASESDGIMELPDSLAVGTSAVDALGLEAVIDFEVTPNRPDWLGVAGIARDLAAAGVGKLKDLSIAPIPGTYPSPITVKVDGEACPVFAGRYFRGVKNGPSPKWLADRLTAIGLRPISALVDITNLITYDRARPLHVYDAHKLSGTEISTRLGRHGVHGDEHLIALDGKTYELTPEMSVIADASGERPIGLGGVMGGESTGCSDETVDVFLESAWFDPIRTAQTGRATGIASDAQYRFARTVDTHSLVDGIELATKLILELCGGEPSEVLLVGEAPAAPGAILFDPAYVGQLSGLEIAPEKSLKILTDLGFKLDAPKDVSPTAFATHAESEVCVTPPTFRRDVEGKADLVEEVARIAGYGALPSTALPEAPRAVGGILTAKQARARTARRALAAAGYSEAVTFSFTSRKTAQLFGGGQAELVLANPIASELDCMRPSLLPNLIEAAGRNARQGFPDAALFEIGPTFHGERPNDQRTVVSAILVPKAPRGWDKAAQGDVFTIKADLLALLEELGAPVASLQTAQGSASSWWHPGRSARLQLGPKAVMAEFGEIHPAVLKALDVAGPVYGFEITLEAIPEPKKKSVKTRPAFSPSALMPLTRDFAFLVEKTKAAGDLVKAAAGADKALITAARVFDVYEGPGLPDGFKSVAIEIVVQPRDATLTDAEIEALSAKVVAAAEKAGGKLRS is encoded by the coding sequence ATGAAATTCACCCTCTCCTGGCTCAAGGATCACCTTGAGACCACCGCCACCGTTCCCGAGATCGTCGCGGCCATGACCATGGCCGGGCTCGAGGTCGAGCACGTCATCGATCCGGCGACCAAGCTGGCCCCGTTCACGGTCTGCAAGATCGTCGAGGCCGCGCGCCACCCCAACGCCGACCGTCTGCAGGTCTGCCAGGTCGACACCGTCGACGGCCGCAAGGAGATCGTCTGCGGCGCGCCGAACGCGCGTCCGGGCCTGACCACCATCTACGCCCCGATCGGCGCCTATGTGCCGGGCCTGGACGTGACCCTGGTCGAGAAGCCCGTCCGCGGCGTCGTCTCGAACGGCATGCTCTGCTCGGCCGCCGAGCTGGAATACGCCAGCGAGAGCGATGGCATCATGGAGCTGCCGGACAGCCTGGCCGTCGGCACGAGCGCCGTCGACGCCCTGGGCCTGGAAGCCGTGATCGACTTCGAAGTGACCCCCAATCGCCCCGACTGGCTGGGCGTCGCCGGCATCGCCCGCGACCTGGCCGCCGCCGGCGTGGGCAAGTTGAAGGACCTGTCGATCGCGCCGATCCCCGGGACCTATCCGTCGCCGATCACCGTCAAGGTCGACGGCGAAGCCTGCCCAGTGTTCGCCGGCCGCTACTTCCGGGGCGTCAAGAACGGCCCCTCGCCCAAGTGGCTGGCCGATCGCCTGACCGCCATCGGCCTGCGGCCGATCAGCGCCCTGGTGGATATCACCAACCTGATCACCTACGACCGCGCGCGGCCGCTGCACGTCTATGACGCCCACAAGCTGTCGGGAACCGAGATCTCGACCCGCCTGGGCCGCCATGGCGTCCACGGCGACGAGCACCTGATCGCCCTGGACGGCAAGACCTACGAACTGACGCCCGAGATGTCGGTCATCGCCGATGCGTCGGGCGAGCGTCCGATCGGCCTGGGCGGCGTGATGGGCGGCGAGAGCACCGGCTGCTCGGACGAGACCGTCGATGTCTTCCTCGAAAGCGCCTGGTTCGATCCGATTCGCACGGCCCAGACCGGTCGCGCCACCGGCATCGCCAGCGACGCCCAATACCGCTTCGCCCGCACCGTCGACACCCACTCGCTGGTCGACGGGATCGAGCTGGCCACCAAGCTGATCCTGGAGCTGTGCGGCGGCGAGCCGTCGGAGGTGCTGCTGGTCGGCGAGGCCCCGGCCGCGCCGGGCGCGATCCTGTTCGACCCGGCCTATGTCGGCCAACTGTCGGGCCTGGAGATCGCCCCTGAAAAGTCGCTGAAGATCCTGACCGATCTCGGCTTCAAGCTGGACGCCCCCAAGGACGTCTCGCCGACCGCGTTCGCCACTCACGCCGAGAGCGAGGTCTGCGTGACCCCGCCGACCTTCCGCCGCGACGTGGAGGGCAAGGCCGACCTGGTGGAAGAAGTCGCCCGCATCGCCGGCTATGGCGCCCTGCCCTCGACGGCCCTGCCGGAAGCGCCTCGCGCCGTCGGCGGCATCCTGACGGCCAAGCAGGCCCGCGCCCGCACGGCCCGTCGGGCGCTGGCGGCCGCCGGCTATTCTGAAGCCGTGACCTTCAGCTTCACCAGCCGCAAGACCGCGCAGCTGTTCGGCGGCGGCCAGGCCGAGCTGGTGCTGGCCAATCCGATCGCCTCGGAACTGGACTGCATGCGCCCGTCGCTGCTGCCCAACCTGATCGAAGCGGCCGGCCGCAACGCGCGCCAGGGCTTCCCCGACGCGGCCCTGTTCGAGATCGGCCCGACCTTCCACGGCGAGCGTCCGAACGATCAGCGCACCGTGGTCTCGGCGATCCTGGTCCCCAAGGCCCCGCGGGGCTGGGACAAGGCCGCCCAAGGCGACGTCTTCACGATCAAGGCCGACCTTCTGGCCCTGCTGGAAGAGCTGGGCGCGCCCGTCGCCTCGCTTCAGACGGCGCAGGGCTCGGCCTCGTCCTGGTGGCACCCGGGCCGCTCGGCGCGCCTGCAGCTGGGTCCCAAGGCGGTGATGGCCGAGTTCGGCGAGATCCACCCGGCGGTGCTGAAGGCCCTGGACGTGGCCGGCCCGGTCTACGGCTTCGAGATCACCCTGGAGGCGATCCCCGAGCCGAAGAAGAAGTCGGTCAAGACCCGTCCGGCCTTCTCGCCCTCGGCCCTGATGCCGCTGACCCGCGACTTCGCCTTCCTGGTCGAGAAGACCAAGGCGGCCGGCGACCTCGTGAAAGCCGCGGCCGGCGCCGACAAGGCGCTGATCACCGCCGCGCGCGTGTTCGACGTCTACGAAGGCCCCGGCTTGCCGGACGGCTTCAAGTCGGTGGCCATCGAGATCGTGGTGCAGCCGCGCGACGCCACCCTCACCGACGCCGAGATCGAGGCCCTGTCGGCCAAGGTCGTCGCGGCGGCCGAGAAGGCGGGCGGCAAGCTGCGGTCTTAA
- the msrA gene encoding peptide-methionine (S)-S-oxide reductase MsrA, with the protein MRRLLTLLAAAFALLGVSASAAATLKSETAVFAGGCFWCMEHDMGGIPGVLKVESGYTGGHVKNPTYRDVTSEKSGHYESVRVTYDPAKLDYGFLLYRYWKLVDPTDDGGQFCDRGPSYRPALFVTPAQRPIAEKSRDEAAKRLKTGTMKTEILPLQTFYPAEEYHRDYAKRHSLDYTLYRTGCGRDARLRQVWGG; encoded by the coding sequence ATGCGCCGTCTGCTCACCCTCCTGGCCGCCGCCTTCGCCCTGCTGGGCGTCAGCGCCTCGGCCGCCGCCACGCTGAAGTCCGAGACCGCCGTGTTCGCCGGCGGCTGCTTCTGGTGCATGGAGCACGACATGGGCGGCATTCCCGGCGTGCTGAAGGTCGAGAGCGGCTATACCGGCGGCCACGTCAAAAACCCGACCTATCGCGACGTCACCAGCGAGAAGAGCGGCCACTACGAGTCGGTGCGCGTCACCTACGACCCGGCCAAGCTGGACTACGGCTTCCTGCTCTACCGCTACTGGAAGCTGGTCGATCCCACCGACGACGGCGGCCAGTTCTGCGACCGCGGCCCCTCGTACCGCCCCGCCCTGTTCGTCACTCCCGCCCAGCGTCCCATCGCCGAGAAATCGCGCGACGAGGCCGCCAAGCGCCTGAAGACCGGGACGATGAAGACGGAGATCCTGCCGCTGCAGACCTTCTACCCGGCCGAGGAATATCACCGCGATTACGCCAAGCGGCATTCGCTGGACTACACGCTCTATCGCACCGGCTGCGGGCGGGACGCCCGCCTTCGTCAAGTCTGGGGCGGCTGA